The following DNA comes from Kitasatospora sp. NBC_01287.
GCTCGAAGTAGCGCTCGTGGTGGTAGCCGTGCCGCAGGCCGTGGAAGTGCAGCGACTCGGCGCGGATCGCGTCCACGCCGTACCGGGCCAGCTCGTCGACCAGGGTGTGGGCGTACTCGCGGACCTCGGGGTGGGCGGGGCAGAGCTCGGTGAGGTGGCGGTCGCCGAAGGCGTTGGCGGGCGCGCAGTCGGGGTGCTGGAAGCCGAGCCGGTCGTTGTGGCAGAAGACGGTCCAGGCGTGCAGCTTCAGGCCGCGCCGGCGGGTCTGCTCGGCCGCCTCGGCGAACGGGTCGCGCTCGCCGATCGCGGCGGCCGCCGTCGGCGCCAGCCGGCGCCCGGCCCAGCGGGCCGGGTCGGGACGGAAGTAGGCCGCGCCCGGCTCCAGGTAGCGCACCACCCGGGTGGGGTGGTGCGGGAACACGTCCCGCGCCTCGTGGTAGACCGAGGCGAGGGTGACCCCGCCGACCCCGCAGCGCTCGGTGAGGTTGCCGAAGAAGGCGTCCGCGCCCTCGTCGATCAGGTCGGTGGCGAAGGCGAGGACGGCGGACTGCACGGTGCGGCTCCGGGCGGCAGGTGGGGCGGGGCGGCGGAGGGCCCCACGCTAGCCGCAGCCGACCAAGATGGTCTAGACCGGAGAGGCCAGAGGGAGTCAGAGGCCGAGGTCGTCCAGCTCCTTGAGCAACTCGGAGCGCGGGCTGAGCTCCACGCCGGCGGGCTTCGCCGGCGTGCCCCGCCCCGCGCCGTCCGGGCCCGCCGTGCTCGCGCCCGCCGTGTTCGGGCGCGCGCTCGGCTCGCCGGTCGCCCTGGCGGCGCGCTCGCGCAGCAGCCAGGCGCCCACCACTCCGCCGACCAGGCCGCCCAGGTGGGCCTGCCAGCTCACCCCGTTCGGCGCGCCGGGCACCGCGACGGAGAGCTCGTAGGAGAAGGAGGCGGCCATGACCACGCCGATCAGGGCGTCGATCAGGTGCCGGTCGAAGAGCCCGCGCAGCACCACGTAGCCGAGATAGCCGAAGACCAGCCCGCTGGCGCCGACCGTGACCCCGTCGCTCGAACTGATGACCCAGACGGCCAGGCCGCTGGTGACCGTGATCAGCAGGGTGAGCAGCAGGAACTTCTTGACCCCGCGGTAGGCAGCCAGGAAGCCGAAGATGAAGAGCGGTCCCGAGTTGCTCTGCAGGTGCTCCCAGCTGACGTGCAGCAGCGGTGCGGTGAAGATGTCCGGCAGGCGCAGCAGGTCGTGCGGGCGGATCCCGTAGTCGCGCACCAGCGCCTCGTCGTCCGCCCAGTTGCCCAGCTGGACCACCCAGATCAGGCAGAGGAATCCGAAGATCACGAAGAACGCCCTGCGCGCCTCCGCGATCATGCGGGCCTCGGTGCCGCGCGGTTCGTGCTCCGCCATGTTGCGCTCCGCCATGTCGTGCTCCCCCGGGTCGAAGGTCTGCCGGGCACCGATGGTAGGCCGCTGGAGGGACACCTGGTCTGTCGCGGCCGGGAAGGGATGGCGACGAGACGCACGATGATCATATGAGCGTCCGTCAGATCATCACTACAGCGCTGGCCGTGGCCCTGCTGACCGGTGCGAGCGGCACGCCGGCGGTCGCCGCGACCGCCCGGCTCCGAACCACGGTCAGCGATCCCGCGCAGTACGTCAACCCGTTCGTCGGCACCAAGCAGGGGGCGATCGACTTCGGCAACGGCGGCGGCGCGGGCAACACCTTCCCCGGGGCGAGCGCGCCCTTCGGGATGGTGCAGTGGAGCCCGGACACCGTCACCTACCAGCACGGCGGCTACCTCTACGACGACCAGCGGATCCGCGGCTTCAGCCTGACCCACATCTCCGGCGCGGGCTGCGGCGACTACGGCAACATCCCGTTCCTGCCGATGCTCGGTGACACGCCGGTGGGCCACGAGACCTTCTCGCACGCCCACGAGAGTGCCGCCCCCGGCAGCTACGCGGTCACCTTCGACAACGGGCTGCGCACCGAGCTCAGCACCACCCAGCGCTCGGGCATCGCCCGGTTCAGCTACCCGGCGGGGCAGACCGCCTCGCTCACCGTGGACGCGGGCCGGGCCTTCAACCAGGCCAGCGGCGCGTTGACGATCGGCACCGACAGCATCTCCGGGTACACCGACGGCGGCGGCTTCTGCGGCACCCAGAACCGCTACCGGATCTACTTCACCGCCGTCTTCGACCACCCCTTCACCCGGGCCGGCATCGTGCGCGGCGGCCGCCTCGACCCGACCCGGCGCAGCGCCAGCGGGGAGAGCCCGGGCATCGCCCCGCAGCCGGCACGCACCGCGGCGGCCCAGGCGGCGCTGGCCGGCCACCGTGGCCCCGGTCAGGCGACCCACCCCGACGCACCGGACGCCGGTTCGGGCGCCCAGGCGCTGGTCTCCTTCGACACCAGCTCCGGCGCCCCGGTCACCGCGCGGGTCGGCATCTCCTTCACCAGCGCCGACGGCGCCCGGGCCAACCTGGACGCGGAGCAGCCGGGCCGACCCGGGCTCGACCAGGTCCGCGACACCGTCCGGGGCTCCTGGAACGACCTGCTGGGCCGGATCGCGGTGGCCGGCGGCACCACCGAGCAGCTGCGCGTCCTCTACACCGCGCTGTACCACTCGCTGCTGCACCCGAGCGTGCTCAGCGACGCGGACGGCGGCTACCCGGGCTTCGACGGCAGACCGCACCGGGTCGAGCCGGGCCGGGTCCAGTACGCGGACTTCTCCGGTTGGGACGTCTACCGCTCCGAGGTCCAGCTGATCGCGCTGCTGGCCCCCAAGGAGGCGTCCGACATCGCGCAGTCGGTGGTGAACCAGGGCGCCCAGGCGGGCTACTTCGACCGTTGGACGCTGGCCAACGGCGGCACGGGGGTGATGATCGGCGATCCGCTGCCGATGATCGCCGCCACCATCCACGCCTTCGGCGGCACCGACTTCGACGCGGCCGGGCTGCTCAAGCTGGCGGTGGCCGGCCGGAGCGACGCGCGGGAGCGGACCGGCCACCTGGCCGAGGAGAGCCACGGCTACCTGCCCGCCGACACCTCGGGCGAGTGGGGGCCGGCCGCCGGCACCCTGGAGTACGCCAGCGCCGACTTCGCGCTCTCCCAGCTCGCCGGGCGCCTGGGCGAGAAGGGCACGCACGAGACGCTGCTGCGGGCCGCGGCCAACTGGCGCAACCTGTTCAACGCCGGCAGCCGCTACCTGCAGCCGCGCAACGCCGACCGCAGCTGGCCCGACTTCCGGCTCACCCTGCAGGACGGCTACGCCGAGGGCGACGCCGCCCAGTACACCTGGATGGTCCCGTTCAACCACCGCGGGCTCTTCGACGCGATGGGCGGCGATGCGGCGGTGGTCCAGCGGCTGGACGCCTTCACCCAGCAGCTCAACGCCGGCCCCGCCTCGCCGTACGCCTACCTGGGCAACGAGCCCTCGCTCAACACCCCGTGGGCCTACGACTACGCGGGCCGCCCCGACCGCGCCGCCGAGGTGGTCCGGCGCGCGCTGACCACGCTGTTCGGCGACCGCCCGGACGGCGAGGTGGGTAACGACGACCTGGGTGAGATGTCCTCCTGGGCGGTCTGGGCCGCCCTCGGCCTCTACCCGCAGGCGCCGGGCCGCGCCGAACTGGTGCTGGCCAGCCCGCTCTTCCCGCGGATCACGATCACCCGGGGCGACGGCACGGTGATCGAGATCAGCGCGCCGGGCGCGTCGGCGCAGGTCGAGTACGTGCACGGGCTGCGGGTCGACGGGCGCTCCAGCACCCGGCCCTGGCTGGGCGCCGACCTGATCACCAAGGGCGGCACCCTGGAGTACCAGCTGGCCGCCGACCCCGACCCCGACTGGGGTCACGACCCGCGCGACGCGCCGCCCTCCTTCGACGTCGGCCCGGCCCGACCGGTGACCGGCGAGGTGACGGGCCCGGCCGACCGGTGCCTGGACGTCGACCAGGGCGGCACCACGAACGGCACCCCGGTCCAGCTCTGGGACTGCAACGGGACCGACGCCCAGCGCTGGACCCCGGCCGGCGACGGCACCGTGCGCGCCCTGAGTGGCTGCCTGGACGTCGACCACAGCGGCACGGCCAACGGCACCGTGGTGCAGCTCTGGACCTGCAACGGGACCGGCGCCCAGCAGTGGTGGCCGCGCGCGGACGGCTCGCTCTACAGCCCGTCGGCGGGCCGCTGCCTGGCCGCCCCGGACGGCCGCACCGGGCGGGGGACCAGGCTGCGGCTCTGGGACTGCGACCGGAGCGCCGGGCAGCGCTGGACGCTGCCGGCCTGAGGGCATCCGTTCCGACCCGCCCGCCCGGCGCCGCCGGGCGGGCGGGTTACTTCGCCGTCCTCCCCGGCGCCGCCTTCCCGGTCCCGGCCGCCTTCGCGCTCTTCGCGGCCTGCTTGGCCTGCTGCTTGTGGGTGCGGACCGCGGCGAGCGACTCGGGGTCGGTGATGTCGGCGACCGAGCGGTGGCAGCCGTCCTCCCCGTAGGGGCCCGCGGCCGCCCGCCAGCCGGTCGGGCGGACGCCGAACTGCTTGCCCAGCAGCGCGAGGAAGATCTGCGACTTCTGCGCCCCGAAGCCGGGCAGCGCGGTGAGCCGCGCCAGCAGCTCCTTGCCGTCGGCCGCCCCGCGCCACAGGGCCGACGCGTCGCCGTCGTAGTGCTCGATGAGGTACTGGCAGAGCTGCTGCACCCTCTTGGCCATCGAGCCCGGATAGCGGTGCACGGCGGGCTTGGCGGAGAGCAGGGCGGCGAAGGCGTCGGGGTCGTAGGCCGCGATCTCGCGGGCGTCCAGGTCGTCGCCGCCCAGCCGCCGCGCGATCGCCAGCGGCCCGGCGAACGCCCATTCCATGGGCACTTGCTGGTCCAGGAGCATGCCCACCAGGGCGGCCAGCGGGCTGCGGCTGAGCAGCGCGTCGGCGTCCGGCTGCTGGGCGAGGTGCAGGGATACGGACATGGACCCATCGTCGGTGCCGCGGCCGCGCCGGTCGCGCAACACGCCGGATGCCGCCCCCGGCGGCGGGCGGGACATTCCGATGACGGATCAGTACACCGGCCAGTACCTCAGATAGTCCTCAAATAGTGGATTGAAATGGGCTTTTGGGGTTACCAGGATTTCCAGTACGGGTTACCTTTCCCTGGCATTGCGCGGAGCATCCCCGCCGCGCGAGAAAGGCAGTGAAACCACCCATGAGCACGGACACCCCGAAGCGCTCGGTCCCACAGCAGGAATCCGCCGGCCACCTGCAGGCCGGCCTGAAGAACCGCCACCTGTCCATGATCGCCATCGGCGGGGTGATCGGCGCCGGTCTCTTCGTCGGCTCCGGCGCGGGCATCGCGGCGACCGGCCCCGGCATCCTGCTCTCCTACGCGCTGGCCGGCGCGCTGGTGGTGATGGTGATGCGGATGCTGGGCGAGATGGCCGCCGCCGACCCGCAGAGCGGCTCGTTCTCCGCCTACGCGGACAAGGCGCTCGGGCGCTGGGCGGGCTTCACGATCGGGTGGCTGTACTGGTTCTTCTGGGTGGTCGTGCTGGCGGTGGAGGCCACCGCCGGCGCGAAGATCCTCAACGGCTGGCTGCCCGCGGTGCCGCAGTGGGCGTTCGCGCTGCTGGTGATGGCGGTGCTCACCGCGACCAACCTCTTCTCGGTCGCCTCCTACGGCGAGTTCGAGTTCTGGTTCGCCGGGATCAAGGTGGTCGCGATCGCCGCGTTCATCGTGATCGGGGTGCTCGCCATCTGCGGTCTGCTGCCGGACACCCACGCGGTGGGCACCAGCAACCTGTTCGGGCACGGAGGATTCCTGCCGCACGGTGTGGGCGCGGTCTTCACCGGGATGCTCACGGTGGTCTTCGCCTTCATGGGCAGCGAGATCGTCACCCTGGCGGCGGGCGAGTCGGCCGACCCGCAGAAGGCGGTCAGCAAGGCGACCAACAGCGTGATCTGGCGGATCGGCATCTTCTACCTGGGCTCGATCGCCATCGTCGTCACCCTGCTGCCCTGGGACTCCGCCTCGGTCAAGGGCAGTCCGTACGTCGCGGTGCTGGAACACGTCGGGATCCCCGGGGCCGGCCAGGTGATGAACGTGATCGTGCTGACGGCCGTGCTCTCCTGCCTCAACTCCGGGATGTACACGGCCTCCCGGATGGCCTTCTCGCTGGGCCGCCGCGGTGACGCGCCGGCCGCCTTCGCCAAGGTGACCGGGCGAGGGGTGCCGCGCACCGCGATCCTCGCCTCGGTGGTCTTCGGCTTCGTCGCGGTCTTCTTCAACTACACCTCGCCGAACACCGTCTTCCAGTTCCTGCTGAACTCCTCCGGCGCGGTGGCGCTCTTCGTCTGGCTGGTGATCTGCTGCACCCAGCTGAGGATGCGCGGGATCATCGAGCGCGAGGCGCCCGAGCGGCTGACCGTGCGGATGTGGCTCTTCCCGTACCTGACCTGGGCCACGATCGGGCTGATCGTCTTCGTGGTGGGCTACATGTTCACCACGCACGACGGGCGGATCCAGATGGTCCTCTCGCTGGTCGCCGCCGCGGTGGTGCTGATCGCCTCGCGGGTGGTGCAGCTGCGGCGGCGCGCGGTGACCGGTGGGGCCGCCGACCCGGTCGCCGGGTAGCGGTGGCGATGGGTGTGGCGTGAACGCGGAGCGGGGGCCTGCCGGATCGGCGGGCCCCCGCTCCGCGGTGCGGCCGGCTCGGGCTGCGGGGCGC
Coding sequences within:
- a CDS encoding amino acid permease, yielding MSTDTPKRSVPQQESAGHLQAGLKNRHLSMIAIGGVIGAGLFVGSGAGIAATGPGILLSYALAGALVVMVMRMLGEMAAADPQSGSFSAYADKALGRWAGFTIGWLYWFFWVVVLAVEATAGAKILNGWLPAVPQWAFALLVMAVLTATNLFSVASYGEFEFWFAGIKVVAIAAFIVIGVLAICGLLPDTHAVGTSNLFGHGGFLPHGVGAVFTGMLTVVFAFMGSEIVTLAAGESADPQKAVSKATNSVIWRIGIFYLGSIAIVVTLLPWDSASVKGSPYVAVLEHVGIPGAGQVMNVIVLTAVLSCLNSGMYTASRMAFSLGRRGDAPAAFAKVTGRGVPRTAILASVVFGFVAVFFNYTSPNTVFQFLLNSSGAVALFVWLVICCTQLRMRGIIEREAPERLTVRMWLFPYLTWATIGLIVFVVGYMFTTHDGRIQMVLSLVAAAVVLIASRVVQLRRRAVTGGAADPVAG
- a CDS encoding lectin, with protein sequence MSVRQIITTALAVALLTGASGTPAVAATARLRTTVSDPAQYVNPFVGTKQGAIDFGNGGGAGNTFPGASAPFGMVQWSPDTVTYQHGGYLYDDQRIRGFSLTHISGAGCGDYGNIPFLPMLGDTPVGHETFSHAHESAAPGSYAVTFDNGLRTELSTTQRSGIARFSYPAGQTASLTVDAGRAFNQASGALTIGTDSISGYTDGGGFCGTQNRYRIYFTAVFDHPFTRAGIVRGGRLDPTRRSASGESPGIAPQPARTAAAQAALAGHRGPGQATHPDAPDAGSGAQALVSFDTSSGAPVTARVGISFTSADGARANLDAEQPGRPGLDQVRDTVRGSWNDLLGRIAVAGGTTEQLRVLYTALYHSLLHPSVLSDADGGYPGFDGRPHRVEPGRVQYADFSGWDVYRSEVQLIALLAPKEASDIAQSVVNQGAQAGYFDRWTLANGGTGVMIGDPLPMIAATIHAFGGTDFDAAGLLKLAVAGRSDARERTGHLAEESHGYLPADTSGEWGPAAGTLEYASADFALSQLAGRLGEKGTHETLLRAAANWRNLFNAGSRYLQPRNADRSWPDFRLTLQDGYAEGDAAQYTWMVPFNHRGLFDAMGGDAAVVQRLDAFTQQLNAGPASPYAYLGNEPSLNTPWAYDYAGRPDRAAEVVRRALTTLFGDRPDGEVGNDDLGEMSSWAVWAALGLYPQAPGRAELVLASPLFPRITITRGDGTVIEISAPGASAQVEYVHGLRVDGRSSTRPWLGADLITKGGTLEYQLAADPDPDWGHDPRDAPPSFDVGPARPVTGEVTGPADRCLDVDQGGTTNGTPVQLWDCNGTDAQRWTPAGDGTVRALSGCLDVDHSGTANGTVVQLWTCNGTGAQQWWPRADGSLYSPSAGRCLAAPDGRTGRGTRLRLWDCDRSAGQRWTLPA
- a CDS encoding HhH-GPD-type base excision DNA repair protein, translating into MSVSLHLAQQPDADALLSRSPLAALVGMLLDQQVPMEWAFAGPLAIARRLGGDDLDAREIAAYDPDAFAALLSAKPAVHRYPGSMAKRVQQLCQYLIEHYDGDASALWRGAADGKELLARLTALPGFGAQKSQIFLALLGKQFGVRPTGWRAAAGPYGEDGCHRSVADITDPESLAAVRTHKQQAKQAAKSAKAAGTGKAAPGRTAK
- a CDS encoding rhomboid family intramembrane serine protease, which encodes MAERNMAEHEPRGTEARMIAEARRAFFVIFGFLCLIWVVQLGNWADDEALVRDYGIRPHDLLRLPDIFTAPLLHVSWEHLQSNSGPLFIFGFLAAYRGVKKFLLLTLLITVTSGLAVWVISSSDGVTVGASGLVFGYLGYVVLRGLFDRHLIDALIGVVMAASFSYELSVAVPGAPNGVSWQAHLGGLVGGVVGAWLLRERAARATGEPSARPNTAGASTAGPDGAGRGTPAKPAGVELSPRSELLKELDDLGL